A stretch of Henckelia pumila isolate YLH828 chromosome 4, ASM3356847v2, whole genome shotgun sequence DNA encodes these proteins:
- the LOC140863560 gene encoding potassium transporter 25-like isoform X2, whose protein sequence is MSSSKVPMKETWKHTILLAFQSLGVVYGRLSTAPLYVFGSIKSKDIQSKNEIHELFSFIFWTLTIIPLVKYAFIVLRADDDGEGGPFSLYSLLCRHAKVGLIPTSGRIGDNEEETPSLIKLDSKARRAIEKHKSTHYLLLFVALLGACMIISDAVLTPAISVLSATSGLGRSLAKISAKFASSDETKEHLTKALKKYVPMPAACAILVCLFTLQHHGTDKIGRIFAPIVITWLLFISCFGLYNIIQCDSQILYAISPVYMLRFIKKINIKHWKLLSSIVLCIAGSEAMFADLGHFSKRSIKVTFVCIVYPALLLTYAGQAAYISNHFGADDVFHLSESIPNRILQHAFAVLSIFASAIGSQATITAGFSIINQCQALDCFPRVKVVHTSEKIHGQVYVPDMNWIFMVLSLAITIGLHDISQLGKATGLAVTTAMLVTTCLMSLVIALYWEKNLSISACFLLFFGSIEAMYMVASFMGIFRGAWCLIILFILFMTIMVSWHYGTIKKYEFDVENKVSIEWLTDYSPGLGVSRVPGIGFIYSDIELGIPAFFSHFITNLPAYHQVLIFVSFRSSPVPHIPENRRYLIGRVGPREYKIYRCIVRYGYCDNVRDTDDFENQIIRSIGEFITRENYDCEALASSEEKMMDIGSSMGGGIGLIPVKDNENVSNFNSRDLISSESQRNLLDVPSGSGGPPSHKKRVRFTMPPKSPEMQASVRRELEDIIEAREGGTAYFLGQSHLIASKGSNFVKKFLIMVYVFLDKNSREPPVELNIPNAALLEVGTVYSI, encoded by the exons ATGAGTTCTTCGAAAGTTCCCATG AAAGAGACATGGAAACATACAATACTTTTGGCATTTCAAAGCCTTGGAGTCGTATATGGTCGCTTGAGTACTGCTCCCTTATATGTATTTGGATCAATAAAGTCAAAGGACATTCAATCCAAAAATGAGATACATGAACTATTCTCATTTATTTTCTGGACTTTAACCATCATTCCCTTGGTGAAATATGCTTTTATTGTACTCAGAGCTGATGATGATGGAGAAG GTGGTCCATTTTCATTATATTCCCTACTCTGTAGACATGCCAAGGTGGGTCTAATACCAACATCAGGCAGGATTGGTGATAATGAAGAAGAAACTCCGTCTCTGATCAAACTGGACTCTAAAGCTAGAAGAGCTATAGAAAAACATAAAAGCACCCATTATTTACTGTTATTTGTGGCTTTGCTCGGGGCTTGCATGATTATTAGTGATGCAGTTCTTACCCCAGCAATTTCTG TACTGTCAGCCACATCAGGTCTTGGACGGTCACTCGCAAAAATTTCAGCTAAAT TTGCATCTTCAGATGAAACAAAAGAGCACCTGACAAAGGCCTTGAAGAAAT ATGTTCCGATGCCTGCAGCATGTGCCATATTGGTCTGCCTTTTTACTTTGCAGCACCATGGGACCGACAAAATTGGACGCATATTTGCCCCAATTGTCATCACCTGGCTTTTGTTCATCAGTTGCTTTGGTCTATACAATATTATTCAGTGCGACAGTCAAATTCTTTATGCAATTTCGCCTGTATACATGCTCAGGTTCATCAAGAAAATTAACATCAAGCACTGGAAACTACTAAGCAGCATAGTCTTATGCATTGCAG GATCAGAGGCAATGTTTGCAGATTTAGGCCATTTTTCCAAGAGATCTATTAAG GTGACATTCGTCTGTATTGTGTATCCAGCTCTTTTGCTAACTTATGCTGGACAGGCTGCATATATCTCCAACCATTTCGGAGCGGATGACGTTTTTCATCTCAGTGAATCTATACCTAACA GGATTCTCCAGCATGCATTTGCAGTACTGTCGATATTTGCTTCGGCAATAGGAAGCCAAGCAACCATTACAGCAGGGTTCTCCATCATAAACCAGTGCCAGGCACTTGACTGTTTTCCCAGAGTTAAAGTCGTTCATACATCAGAAAAAATACATGGCCAGGTTTATGTTCCAGATATGAACTGGATTTTTATGGTTTTGAGCTTAGCAATCACCATTGGTTTGCACGATATCTCACAGCTTGGAAAAGCAACAG GTTTGGCTGTAACTACCGCGATGCTAGTAACTACTTGTTTAATGTCTCTTGTAATTGCATTGTACTGGGAGAAGAACCTGTCCATATCAGCATGTTTTTTGCTTTTCTTCGGTTCTATTGAGGCCATGTACATGGTGGCGAGTTTTATGGGCATTTTCCGGGGTGCTTGGTGTTTGATCATCTTATTTATTCTTTTTATGACCATCATGGTTTCTTGGCACTATGGCACCATAAAGAAATATGAGTTTGACGTAGAAAACAAGGTGTCTATTGAGTGGCTAACAGATTATAGCCCTGGTCTTGGAGTTTCCCGGGTACCCGGCATCGGCTTCATATACTCCGACATTGAACTGGGAATCCCTGCTTTTTTTTCCCACTTCATCACAAACCTCCCTGCCTATCACCAGGTGCTGATTTTCGTCTCTTTCAGGAGTTCACCGGTACCCCACATTCCTGAAAACAGGCGGTACCTTATAGGCAGGGTCGGTCCCAGAGAATACAAGATCTACCGTTGCATTGTCCGGTACGGATACTGCGATAATGTTCGAGATACAGATGATTTTGAGAACCAGATAATCCGCTCCATCGGTGAATTTATCACGAGGGAGAATTATGATTGTGAAGCTTTGGCTTCATCTGAAGAAAAGATGATGGATATTGGAAGTTCAATGGGGGGTGGGATTGGACTGATCCCCGTTAAAGACAACGAGAACGTCTCGAATTTCAATTCGCGTGATCTAATTTCAAGTGAATCTCAGAGGAATCTGTTGGATGTTCCTTCTGGAAGTGGTGGTCCTCCGTCCCATAAAAAGAGAGTTCGGTTCACGATGCCTCCAAAGAGCCCCGAGATGCAAGCATCTGTGAGACGGGAACTTGAAGACATCATAGAAGCTAGGGAGGGTGGCACTGCTTATTTCTTGGGACAATCACATCTGATAGCAAGCAAAGGCTCGAATTTTGTCAAGAAATTCTTGATCATGGTTTATGTGTTTCTCGATAAGAATAGCCGAGAGCCTCCGGTCGAGTTGAATATACCAAATGCTGCTCTTTTAGAGGTCGGTACAGTATATTCTATATGA
- the LOC140863560 gene encoding potassium transporter 25-like isoform X1, protein MDGVVMSPMQVSRGFKKETWKHTILLAFQSLGVVYGRLSTAPLYVFGSIKSKDIQSKNEIHELFSFIFWTLTIIPLVKYAFIVLRADDDGEGGPFSLYSLLCRHAKVGLIPTSGRIGDNEEETPSLIKLDSKARRAIEKHKSTHYLLLFVALLGACMIISDAVLTPAISVLSATSGLGRSLAKISAKFASSDETKEHLTKALKKYVPMPAACAILVCLFTLQHHGTDKIGRIFAPIVITWLLFISCFGLYNIIQCDSQILYAISPVYMLRFIKKINIKHWKLLSSIVLCIAGSEAMFADLGHFSKRSIKVTFVCIVYPALLLTYAGQAAYISNHFGADDVFHLSESIPNRILQHAFAVLSIFASAIGSQATITAGFSIINQCQALDCFPRVKVVHTSEKIHGQVYVPDMNWIFMVLSLAITIGLHDISQLGKATGLAVTTAMLVTTCLMSLVIALYWEKNLSISACFLLFFGSIEAMYMVASFMGIFRGAWCLIILFILFMTIMVSWHYGTIKKYEFDVENKVSIEWLTDYSPGLGVSRVPGIGFIYSDIELGIPAFFSHFITNLPAYHQVLIFVSFRSSPVPHIPENRRYLIGRVGPREYKIYRCIVRYGYCDNVRDTDDFENQIIRSIGEFITRENYDCEALASSEEKMMDIGSSMGGGIGLIPVKDNENVSNFNSRDLISSESQRNLLDVPSGSGGPPSHKKRVRFTMPPKSPEMQASVRRELEDIIEAREGGTAYFLGQSHLIASKGSNFVKKFLIMVYVFLDKNSREPPVELNIPNAALLEVGTVYSI, encoded by the exons AAAGAGACATGGAAACATACAATACTTTTGGCATTTCAAAGCCTTGGAGTCGTATATGGTCGCTTGAGTACTGCTCCCTTATATGTATTTGGATCAATAAAGTCAAAGGACATTCAATCCAAAAATGAGATACATGAACTATTCTCATTTATTTTCTGGACTTTAACCATCATTCCCTTGGTGAAATATGCTTTTATTGTACTCAGAGCTGATGATGATGGAGAAG GTGGTCCATTTTCATTATATTCCCTACTCTGTAGACATGCCAAGGTGGGTCTAATACCAACATCAGGCAGGATTGGTGATAATGAAGAAGAAACTCCGTCTCTGATCAAACTGGACTCTAAAGCTAGAAGAGCTATAGAAAAACATAAAAGCACCCATTATTTACTGTTATTTGTGGCTTTGCTCGGGGCTTGCATGATTATTAGTGATGCAGTTCTTACCCCAGCAATTTCTG TACTGTCAGCCACATCAGGTCTTGGACGGTCACTCGCAAAAATTTCAGCTAAAT TTGCATCTTCAGATGAAACAAAAGAGCACCTGACAAAGGCCTTGAAGAAAT ATGTTCCGATGCCTGCAGCATGTGCCATATTGGTCTGCCTTTTTACTTTGCAGCACCATGGGACCGACAAAATTGGACGCATATTTGCCCCAATTGTCATCACCTGGCTTTTGTTCATCAGTTGCTTTGGTCTATACAATATTATTCAGTGCGACAGTCAAATTCTTTATGCAATTTCGCCTGTATACATGCTCAGGTTCATCAAGAAAATTAACATCAAGCACTGGAAACTACTAAGCAGCATAGTCTTATGCATTGCAG GATCAGAGGCAATGTTTGCAGATTTAGGCCATTTTTCCAAGAGATCTATTAAG GTGACATTCGTCTGTATTGTGTATCCAGCTCTTTTGCTAACTTATGCTGGACAGGCTGCATATATCTCCAACCATTTCGGAGCGGATGACGTTTTTCATCTCAGTGAATCTATACCTAACA GGATTCTCCAGCATGCATTTGCAGTACTGTCGATATTTGCTTCGGCAATAGGAAGCCAAGCAACCATTACAGCAGGGTTCTCCATCATAAACCAGTGCCAGGCACTTGACTGTTTTCCCAGAGTTAAAGTCGTTCATACATCAGAAAAAATACATGGCCAGGTTTATGTTCCAGATATGAACTGGATTTTTATGGTTTTGAGCTTAGCAATCACCATTGGTTTGCACGATATCTCACAGCTTGGAAAAGCAACAG GTTTGGCTGTAACTACCGCGATGCTAGTAACTACTTGTTTAATGTCTCTTGTAATTGCATTGTACTGGGAGAAGAACCTGTCCATATCAGCATGTTTTTTGCTTTTCTTCGGTTCTATTGAGGCCATGTACATGGTGGCGAGTTTTATGGGCATTTTCCGGGGTGCTTGGTGTTTGATCATCTTATTTATTCTTTTTATGACCATCATGGTTTCTTGGCACTATGGCACCATAAAGAAATATGAGTTTGACGTAGAAAACAAGGTGTCTATTGAGTGGCTAACAGATTATAGCCCTGGTCTTGGAGTTTCCCGGGTACCCGGCATCGGCTTCATATACTCCGACATTGAACTGGGAATCCCTGCTTTTTTTTCCCACTTCATCACAAACCTCCCTGCCTATCACCAGGTGCTGATTTTCGTCTCTTTCAGGAGTTCACCGGTACCCCACATTCCTGAAAACAGGCGGTACCTTATAGGCAGGGTCGGTCCCAGAGAATACAAGATCTACCGTTGCATTGTCCGGTACGGATACTGCGATAATGTTCGAGATACAGATGATTTTGAGAACCAGATAATCCGCTCCATCGGTGAATTTATCACGAGGGAGAATTATGATTGTGAAGCTTTGGCTTCATCTGAAGAAAAGATGATGGATATTGGAAGTTCAATGGGGGGTGGGATTGGACTGATCCCCGTTAAAGACAACGAGAACGTCTCGAATTTCAATTCGCGTGATCTAATTTCAAGTGAATCTCAGAGGAATCTGTTGGATGTTCCTTCTGGAAGTGGTGGTCCTCCGTCCCATAAAAAGAGAGTTCGGTTCACGATGCCTCCAAAGAGCCCCGAGATGCAAGCATCTGTGAGACGGGAACTTGAAGACATCATAGAAGCTAGGGAGGGTGGCACTGCTTATTTCTTGGGACAATCACATCTGATAGCAAGCAAAGGCTCGAATTTTGTCAAGAAATTCTTGATCATGGTTTATGTGTTTCTCGATAAGAATAGCCGAGAGCCTCCGGTCGAGTTGAATATACCAAATGCTGCTCTTTTAGAGGTCGGTACAGTATATTCTATATGA
- the LOC140863560 gene encoding potassium transporter 25-like isoform X3: protein MKKTEAKETWKHTILLAFQSLGVVYGRLSTAPLYVFGSIKSKDIQSKNEIHELFSFIFWTLTIIPLVKYAFIVLRADDDGEGGPFSLYSLLCRHAKVGLIPTSGRIGDNEEETPSLIKLDSKARRAIEKHKSTHYLLLFVALLGACMIISDAVLTPAISVLSATSGLGRSLAKISAKFASSDETKEHLTKALKKYVPMPAACAILVCLFTLQHHGTDKIGRIFAPIVITWLLFISCFGLYNIIQCDSQILYAISPVYMLRFIKKINIKHWKLLSSIVLCIAGSEAMFADLGHFSKRSIKVTFVCIVYPALLLTYAGQAAYISNHFGADDVFHLSESIPNRILQHAFAVLSIFASAIGSQATITAGFSIINQCQALDCFPRVKVVHTSEKIHGQVYVPDMNWIFMVLSLAITIGLHDISQLGKATGLAVTTAMLVTTCLMSLVIALYWEKNLSISACFLLFFGSIEAMYMVASFMGIFRGAWCLIILFILFMTIMVSWHYGTIKKYEFDVENKVSIEWLTDYSPGLGVSRVPGIGFIYSDIELGIPAFFSHFITNLPAYHQVLIFVSFRSSPVPHIPENRRYLIGRVGPREYKIYRCIVRYGYCDNVRDTDDFENQIIRSIGEFITRENYDCEALASSEEKMMDIGSSMGGGIGLIPVKDNENVSNFNSRDLISSESQRNLLDVPSGSGGPPSHKKRVRFTMPPKSPEMQASVRRELEDIIEAREGGTAYFLGQSHLIASKGSNFVKKFLIMVYVFLDKNSREPPVELNIPNAALLEVGTVYSI from the exons ATGAAGAAAACTGAGGCA AAAGAGACATGGAAACATACAATACTTTTGGCATTTCAAAGCCTTGGAGTCGTATATGGTCGCTTGAGTACTGCTCCCTTATATGTATTTGGATCAATAAAGTCAAAGGACATTCAATCCAAAAATGAGATACATGAACTATTCTCATTTATTTTCTGGACTTTAACCATCATTCCCTTGGTGAAATATGCTTTTATTGTACTCAGAGCTGATGATGATGGAGAAG GTGGTCCATTTTCATTATATTCCCTACTCTGTAGACATGCCAAGGTGGGTCTAATACCAACATCAGGCAGGATTGGTGATAATGAAGAAGAAACTCCGTCTCTGATCAAACTGGACTCTAAAGCTAGAAGAGCTATAGAAAAACATAAAAGCACCCATTATTTACTGTTATTTGTGGCTTTGCTCGGGGCTTGCATGATTATTAGTGATGCAGTTCTTACCCCAGCAATTTCTG TACTGTCAGCCACATCAGGTCTTGGACGGTCACTCGCAAAAATTTCAGCTAAAT TTGCATCTTCAGATGAAACAAAAGAGCACCTGACAAAGGCCTTGAAGAAAT ATGTTCCGATGCCTGCAGCATGTGCCATATTGGTCTGCCTTTTTACTTTGCAGCACCATGGGACCGACAAAATTGGACGCATATTTGCCCCAATTGTCATCACCTGGCTTTTGTTCATCAGTTGCTTTGGTCTATACAATATTATTCAGTGCGACAGTCAAATTCTTTATGCAATTTCGCCTGTATACATGCTCAGGTTCATCAAGAAAATTAACATCAAGCACTGGAAACTACTAAGCAGCATAGTCTTATGCATTGCAG GATCAGAGGCAATGTTTGCAGATTTAGGCCATTTTTCCAAGAGATCTATTAAG GTGACATTCGTCTGTATTGTGTATCCAGCTCTTTTGCTAACTTATGCTGGACAGGCTGCATATATCTCCAACCATTTCGGAGCGGATGACGTTTTTCATCTCAGTGAATCTATACCTAACA GGATTCTCCAGCATGCATTTGCAGTACTGTCGATATTTGCTTCGGCAATAGGAAGCCAAGCAACCATTACAGCAGGGTTCTCCATCATAAACCAGTGCCAGGCACTTGACTGTTTTCCCAGAGTTAAAGTCGTTCATACATCAGAAAAAATACATGGCCAGGTTTATGTTCCAGATATGAACTGGATTTTTATGGTTTTGAGCTTAGCAATCACCATTGGTTTGCACGATATCTCACAGCTTGGAAAAGCAACAG GTTTGGCTGTAACTACCGCGATGCTAGTAACTACTTGTTTAATGTCTCTTGTAATTGCATTGTACTGGGAGAAGAACCTGTCCATATCAGCATGTTTTTTGCTTTTCTTCGGTTCTATTGAGGCCATGTACATGGTGGCGAGTTTTATGGGCATTTTCCGGGGTGCTTGGTGTTTGATCATCTTATTTATTCTTTTTATGACCATCATGGTTTCTTGGCACTATGGCACCATAAAGAAATATGAGTTTGACGTAGAAAACAAGGTGTCTATTGAGTGGCTAACAGATTATAGCCCTGGTCTTGGAGTTTCCCGGGTACCCGGCATCGGCTTCATATACTCCGACATTGAACTGGGAATCCCTGCTTTTTTTTCCCACTTCATCACAAACCTCCCTGCCTATCACCAGGTGCTGATTTTCGTCTCTTTCAGGAGTTCACCGGTACCCCACATTCCTGAAAACAGGCGGTACCTTATAGGCAGGGTCGGTCCCAGAGAATACAAGATCTACCGTTGCATTGTCCGGTACGGATACTGCGATAATGTTCGAGATACAGATGATTTTGAGAACCAGATAATCCGCTCCATCGGTGAATTTATCACGAGGGAGAATTATGATTGTGAAGCTTTGGCTTCATCTGAAGAAAAGATGATGGATATTGGAAGTTCAATGGGGGGTGGGATTGGACTGATCCCCGTTAAAGACAACGAGAACGTCTCGAATTTCAATTCGCGTGATCTAATTTCAAGTGAATCTCAGAGGAATCTGTTGGATGTTCCTTCTGGAAGTGGTGGTCCTCCGTCCCATAAAAAGAGAGTTCGGTTCACGATGCCTCCAAAGAGCCCCGAGATGCAAGCATCTGTGAGACGGGAACTTGAAGACATCATAGAAGCTAGGGAGGGTGGCACTGCTTATTTCTTGGGACAATCACATCTGATAGCAAGCAAAGGCTCGAATTTTGTCAAGAAATTCTTGATCATGGTTTATGTGTTTCTCGATAAGAATAGCCGAGAGCCTCCGGTCGAGTTGAATATACCAAATGCTGCTCTTTTAGAGGTCGGTACAGTATATTCTATATGA
- the LOC140867679 gene encoding homeobox protein knotted-1-like 1 produces MERKWDCEDREEDARENAGKEEEEDDDGGDIGVLKREISCHALYESLVESHLECLKLCCDLDDNIHCVVEPIASDDQNQLKMSRESELDQFMEAYCMALNKLKESMEEPQQESMEFINYMYSQLKDVVAIPSSTLSPTK; encoded by the exons atgGAGAGGAAATGGGACTGTGAAGATCGGGAAGAAGATGCCCGAGAAAATGCggggaaagaagaagaagaagatgatgatggtgGTGATATTGGTGTTTTGAAGAGGGAAATTTCTTGCCATGCTTTGTATGAGTCTTTGGTTGAGTCTCATTTGGAATGCTTGAAG CTTTGCTGCGACTTGGATGACAATATTCACTGTGTTGTCGAGCCAATAGCATCTGATGATCAAAACCAGCTTAAAATGTCTCGTGAATCAGAGTTAGACCAGTTTATG GAAGCATACTGCATGGCCTTAAACAAGCTAAAGGAATCAATGGAAGAACCCCAACAAGAATCAATGGAATTTATCAATTACATGTATTCTCAACTAAAGGATGTTGTGGCCATCCCTTCATCCACTTTATCCCCTACCAAATAA